A single region of the Streptomyces caelestis genome encodes:
- a CDS encoding Pycsar system effector family protein: protein MPSSTVDRPDSRPAQFMFTALQTTHQHADTKAGILAAAQAALVGTAGYWSAPALRTASAGGASGILAGLLLALFLCAMFGGAGSLAATLRPRVLRPAGANRYSFVHLASGPDILPARDSDADATPDQERKELSQTIRFLSQVAVRKYRCVAAAVVCTAVMGASAGLLVVLRPLLD, encoded by the coding sequence ATGCCGTCGTCCACCGTCGACCGCCCCGACAGCCGCCCGGCGCAGTTCATGTTCACCGCTCTCCAGACCACCCACCAGCACGCCGACACCAAGGCCGGGATCCTCGCCGCGGCCCAGGCCGCTCTCGTCGGCACGGCCGGCTACTGGAGCGCCCCGGCCCTGCGCACCGCGTCGGCGGGCGGCGCTTCCGGCATCCTCGCCGGCCTGCTGCTCGCCCTGTTCCTCTGCGCGATGTTCGGCGGCGCGGGCTCCCTGGCCGCCACCCTGCGCCCCCGGGTCCTGCGCCCGGCCGGCGCCAACCGCTACAGCTTCGTCCACCTCGCCTCGGGCCCCGACATCCTGCCCGCCCGGGACTCCGACGCCGACGCAACCCCGGACCAGGAGCGCAAGGAGCTGTCCCAGACGATCCGGTTCCTGTCCCAGGTGGCGGTGCGCAAGTACCGGTGCGTGGCGGCGGCGGTGGTGTGTACGGCGGTGATGGGGGCGAGCGCGGGCCTGCTGGTCGTACTGCGTCCGCTGCTGGACTGA